One window of Nostoc sp. C052 genomic DNA carries:
- a CDS encoding NADAR family protein, with protein MTIYFYKVWQPYGCFSNFSPHGIHIEGTYWPTVEHYYQAQKFVGSTDAAIIPLIHAAATPEEAAILGRCSTRQLRQDWNLVKTQIMREAVLKKFLTHTDIREVLLKTGDEILVENSPTDSFWGCGANQAGQNYLGKTLMSVREEIRNLLSLTVIYE; from the coding sequence GCCCTATGGCTGTTTTTCTAACTTTTCTCCCCACGGAATCCACATCGAGGGTACTTACTGGCCAACGGTTGAGCATTACTATCAAGCACAAAAGTTTGTTGGCAGCACAGATGCTGCAATTATACCTCTCATCCATGCCGCTGCCACCCCAGAAGAAGCTGCTATTTTGGGAAGATGTAGCACTCGCCAACTCCGTCAAGACTGGAATTTGGTCAAAACTCAAATTATGCGAGAGGCCGTACTCAAAAAGTTTCTTACTCATACTGATATTAGAGAAGTTCTCTTGAAGACAGGTGATGAGATTTTAGTGGAAAACTCCCCAACCGATTCTTTTTGGGGCTGTGGTGCTAATCAAGCCGGTCAAAACTATCTCGGTAAAACTCTCATGAGTGTGCGTGAAGAAATTCGTAATTTACTATCTTTAACGGTAATTTACGAATAA